From the genome of Platichthys flesus chromosome 10, fPlaFle2.1, whole genome shotgun sequence:
CGTAGCAGAATGATGTGGTGACAAGTCACTTTGCCTGAAgcagtgtttgtctgttatCTTCTGCTCATTTAGTGGTAAATGACGATGTCTCTTTGGTTTCTTACCCACAGTCTCTCACAGTCAGATAACTCGCCTGTACAGCCGCTTCACCAGTCTGGATAAAGGGGAAAATGGCACCCTCAGGTAAGACCTAATGTTACAACCACGGTCTGATTCACTTAAGTAAACAGCAGCCTGGAGATGTGGCTGGTTAGTCTGGTTCCTTCAATCCTGCAGTTTGACCTAAAACCATCTCGCAGGATATTCTGTGTTCTGCAGGTCAGGTTGGTTAGTTAGAGTCCGTGGGTTGTTATTCAGACAGAGTACAGTGGTTCACTAGTTATGATGACGACGTTAATAAATCATCTTCTCTCTCACCACTCTGTGAGTTGTTATTGACGGAGGTTGATGGCAGATGACGCCGGCTTTCATCACGGCTTTGTTCTTGAGaaaagcacattttcttttcttttttttacttaagtTCTTATTCAGTTTTTAGCACATCTCAACTACACATAGTAAGATCAACTTGCAGATCTTAATTCAGTGCATGTACAACAAACATACAGTAATGAACAAACaattataacaaaaacaaacaaaaacggAGCCTGTGGGAAAACTTGGTGCAGATAAAAAGATGAAATACATACCTATGTAAAGATTAAGCGCAGCTCAAGTAGCTGCCTTACACTTGAATGCAAACAGACTGTGAGCCAGTGTCCTTATAGTTTGTCTAAGTAAAGTATCCACTTCTGCCATCTGTTAGCATACAAATCTGACCTCAAACGTATCACACAAGTCAGTCGTTCCATTGTCCTTATTTCCTGAATGACATCAAACCATTGTTGCTGTTTAGGTGAATCAGGTTTATACCAGCTTCTAGTTATGGTTTTCCTTGCTGCTGTAAGGAGTACTTTTAGAAAAGCACATTTTCACAATCATTTGAAGCTGCGTAACTTTGACATATTGTGGCAAGAGTATTCAAAAACAGGATCACTTGAAAGAGCATTAATGAGGACAAATATTAAGGGTGTTCAAATACATTTCATGGTCTTGAAAGTCAATAAAATTAGACTAAATTTGACTTTAGTGGCACAATTTTCTTTTAAGCTACTTTGGATCTTAAAGCACTATTGAAGGTAAACTAAGATAAATTGTGTAGAGACTTATTCGCATTCGATTAATGTTGTCGTCCACAGTTCTGCAAAATATCATTCATTCTCAAATGGGTTCCAGAGCCTGTGAGTCTTAGTGAGCTGAGTAGTCAGTGAGACTTCACTGTGACCTTTCTTTAGTCTTTGATTAACTTCCAGTCGACTCTTCTCATTGTCTGAGCAGAACAAGCAATAGGTGAAGAAATGGTTTAATCATTGAAGCTGCTTAAACTCTACTTTGAGAATCTGTTCTTTGACTTGGCAGAAGATTCGTTTCAGATCAGTCTCCCTGGGATAGGATTTCAAAAAAGAGCCTCAGCTCCGCAGTTTAGTGATAAACTCATTTTTGTGTTTACACATCACAAGGTATCGGCTCCACTTGTTTCTGCTCCAGTGCCTTTAAGTCCCAGCACGCAGTCGGTTGCGGCCTCATTTAGGTCCAAGGTGACTTCCCTGTCATTCATTAGCTGTCCCAGTGTCCCAGGCCAACCTCTGGTCCTGCTGATGAAATAAAAGCCGTAATTTCATCACTTGATATCCTCACTGCTAAAGAAATCTTTCAGAATCCAAAGTTTTCATTTGCAAAACATttatcttctttgttttttcctttttctaatattttcaGTCAAACCAATTCTggttttaaataataacaaagacaTCTGTCATATCTTTGAAAGTCCAGGAtctgtatttttaaattattttatttatttattcatcacgTTGCGTTCTCACTTCCATTTTCTCTCCTGGCGTCTGCAGTCGAGAGGATTTCCAGAGGATCCCGGAGTTGGCCATCAACCCTCTGGGAGACAGAATCATCAATGCGTTTTTTCCTGAGGGGTGAGTTGTTCAAAGTTACTGGTTTGTCGTCTCTGAGAACTTTTCTGCACAAGTTGTTGAGTCACAGGCACCAGAGAGCCAAACCACACCGTGatcctctgtggctgcagactTGAGAAGCTCAGTTCTTCCCCACAGTTCTGTGCCAGATGTTTGCAGAGGTATCATTAAAATCCCCAAAGAAAGTCTGATTGCGTAATTTCAGCCGAGGCCTTTAAAGGTTTcagatctttttctttttgctctgttcttttcttttcttcttctttcaatAGAGGTGGAAGTGCTTTACCTGGTAAAATGGTGTTTGGTTACAACTAGTTTGAGTTGACATTGTCTTTCCCACACAGCCAATGTTTATCATGAGTATAAGGTAACATGACCCAGCACAAAAAAGTcactctgttgtgtttctgatcCAGGTTGGGACGTTAATAAAAGTAAAGTCTTTGCTTTGTCTGTTTTCCAGAGAGGACCAGGTGAACTTCCGGGGCTTCATGCGAACCTTAGCTCACTTCCGACCAATAGAGGACAACGAGAAGAACAAGCCAGTCAGCGAGCCGCTCAACAGCAGGACAAACAAGCTGCTCTGTGAGTGCAGAGCTCGGTCAAGGAGGCGTGTCCGGGTGGAGCCGGTGACCAGTATCATGAACCAGCACATGGTTTCCTAATGTGTCTCCCGTGACTTatgatctttgttttttcccaGTTGCTTTCCGTCTGTATGACCTCGACAGAGATGACAAAATCTCCCGGgatgagctgctgcaggtgagtgGACGGGTTTTTCACGTAAACCAGACGTTGTGTCACAGATTGTGGAAACAGTTGCTTCACAAGTAAATCAGTCAAGTGGTgaatagtcccccccccccccaattcagACTGATTTCCATGCATCCTGAAACTGGTCGGACCACAACCATTTATCTAAGATGGGCTGGGTTTGATATTTTGACTGCCTGAGAAGCGCTTGATGCTGAAGCACTTTTGTTAACGATcaagatggctgctgctgctgatagaATGTCTGAGGAATTCATTATTCAGTAGAATCCACAGCTCCCCCAAGTCCCAACCATCCCCCTATCTTCCATCAATCTTCACCTCATGTCACCCACTCTTAGGTATCTGTCCTCTAAATATGGCTGATACTTACAGCTCAGTGGTTTTTGCATAATTGGTGTTGACAAACAGACACGGGTGGACCCCCCCGCTGCACGCTGTCgtctgtttccttttccttaGCTCTGCCACACGTTCTTTTGCACTGATTGATTTCAGCTCTGCTACCTTTAAGAATCGAAACTGAACTGAGCGGCTTCAGAACCATTCACATGCAGATTTGTGTTGCGATAGAAATCCACTTATACCCATGACAATGTTTGCTCTTCCTTCTGTGCCTGACAAGGAAACAATGCTATTGTGTAATAGCTGTTTGAACGTGAGAGAAGGATCTGGATGTCAATGAGGAGACTTTGCCCTTGTGCTGATAACGATGTGATATCTTCCCGTAACTACAGGTTGATCTTCACAGACGGTCTAATATCCTGTATTTTGTCTTCCTCCGTGTTATTTGTTGTGCCTCTGTGAGGCCGCGTCGGTGTCTGTGACATTGTGTGACCTGTTATTGCTGTAAGCTGGGGGTTAAATGACTCACACAGATTCCTTGTTTTGcacaaaacatttctgtgtcaCCTGCGACACGTGATGCACGAAGCTGTGAAACTCGAAAGATGCATTTCAGAGTTTGTTTGCCTGTTTTCACAAAATAAGTGTTTCCCTGTTATTTGTCACCGTGTGGCTTCCTGCCGTTGAAGTGAAATACCCACAAATTATCTTAAGCTTAAATACTTGTTTTCAAAACACATAGCGACTCGTATTTAATCGTCACCACAAACGATTTGCTCTAAAGGgactttgtgttgtttacagGTCCTGAGGATGATGGTTGGTGTAAACATTTCAGATGAGCAGCTCGGCAGCATTGCCGATAGGACCATACAGGAGGCCGACACAAACGGAGATAACTCCATCTCCTTCAATGAATTCATCAAGGTGAGTTCTGTGGCCGGAGGGCATCGGTCACCTGACGTATACGACCCTCTAATGTACGTGTAATACTGCTTCTGTATTCTGTACTTTCTAAAGTTTGTGTCCTAAACAAGAGACTACGCACCAGTATCATGTGATATGTGCTTTTCATTTAGGCTCTGAACATTTAGTCATGAGCTCAAACTGTCCTTTTGTGGGGGAAACAAACCAGAGCCCAGAGATCGACACAGAAATCACAGTGTGGATACCTGACGGGCCGGTTTCAGACAACATTATGAAATGATATCTGAGTTGGTCATATTGGCCGAGTTGTCTACTTATTTTATTTACCTGGTACGTACCTTTTTAAACAGGAAAAATATCTCGTCGGCTTTGGTTAGTTGTTCACGTCCAAGAGGCGAGGCAAATTTATTAGTAAAGCACATTCCAACAACAAGGTTGTTTCAAAGAGCTTTACAAATGACATCAAGAGAAGATGTGAAggcaatattttaaataaataaatatatagaaaaagaCATGCATCCATGtttagtgtgtttttaattgaaaattacCAGATATATTTGTTTCTTGCTTTTCCCATTAAACACTACAACTCCACCACAGAGATTCATTCTTTTCAACTGTATCTTTGTGTCCTCAGGTCTTGGAGAAGGTGGACGTGGAACAGAAGATGAGCATCCGCTTCCTGCACTAAGCTTCATTTCCATCTTCATTTTGAGTGGAGCTTCGACGGGCCAGTTGATGTCAGGACACAACCTCCTCCAGCGTGTctgcaggctgcagcagcaTTTACACTGAGTTCCCCCCCGGTCAGACCAAGCGTTAGGTAGAGCGTGTCATAGATGTTGAGTTTCTGCCTCTGCACTGCTCTGTAAACAAAGGGAAACGTGCCTTGGGTTGTTTTATGCAATGTCACTTAGGGGTGTTACGATACACAGGTATTTGACACGTCACTAAAAGATGTAATGATAACAAACTAATAAAAACTCTTATGATAGCATTGtataaatgaacaaatcaaatcactttattttctcagtgACTCTCTGGTTCACACTCCAACCAAGTATGtattaatattttgtattttgagtTAAATCCATttgccaaaaagaaaaaacacactaaaCTAAATGGTAGATGAATTATTACTGATGGcctttttatttcagattttccaTTGATTTTGCCATTTTATCAATAGCGTGAATTATTTTGGTGACAATTCCTCACAGTGAAAATCTGATTTCATGACAGCCCTAAAGTCTGTgtattatttcttcttttgtctttaaTGGATTATTATTTATAAGAGACCTTTTCAGAATCAGTTGGTACCTCTGCTATTCTATATGTATTCATGCTGTTCTATGGATATTCAGTAGAtgctctgtctttgtctgtacAACATGGTTCAAAGGTAAACATGTCAGACGTTGGATTCCACTTCAGAACAGATTGTGTTTTTGACTCTAACTTGATCTTATGACTCCTTTTCTCTGACTTGTGACAGACCACGTTGGAGCAGCCGGCTCTTGGTTTGTCCCTCAAAGCAGAACCTGCTGTTATACTCAGTGAAGTGCCATGGCTTTGTTTGTCCTTTCTAACTTATTTTGTCAACACTAAACAGGAACCCACggccatgtttgtgtgtttttcctttcccTTCAGGGGTTAATTTAGTTACTTTCAATAACTTGTAATGTTTCAATTGAGTAAAATCAAAGTTTTTATCTTCTGTTTTAAATCCGTTAACAAACTGGAGCCACAGCTGAGTCCTATCTcacgatgttaaagaaagtgacccacgtaacatccttccaccaggtttcgtggaaatctttcacttgtttttgtgtaaacaaacaaacgtccttggtggaggtaaaaattGTTGAAAGTAAAAACTGCTAGTGTGGCctgatttcaaaatgttttcttgCTGAGCCTTAGTTCCCTGTCTAACAGTGTCATGTCCTGTACGCCATAGAACGTGCTTCTGTTTATATGATGTGTCTCACTGTTGATTTATGCACCGCTCAACATTTGTCATGTGAATACACAGAATCCGATGCAATAGTGTGTGTTGTCTGCACAGGCGAGTGTACGTGAAAAGCAGTGGAACGTGTGATGAATGTGAGTTTGTTGAATCATTACCAGAACACCCTCCAGCAGAGGAGCGCAGGAAACACAGCTCAACCGTGTTATTAATCATTATGTGATGCTAGTCTACGTGTTCACGAtgaaacatgaatttgatttgaataaattaAGTGCCATGCTTTCTTTGACTCATTTATTGAGAAGCTGATGAGGCTGTTTTCTTTTGCCTTTTATATGTTTGTTCCAGTTTTATAGATTGTGTTAATTTATGGAGAGGATAAAGACTTATTTTGTGATCTGtaaaaggaaacagagaaagataGCTTAATGGAAGCTtcggagaaaacagaaaacgtGCAGGAGATTCAAATCAgttgcaatatgcaacttcaccactagatgtcactaaattctacacaccactagatgtcactaaattctacacagattttaaacaaattaaaatgttcgtTGAATTTTTCAGTGAACCAACTGCCCTCAGTAGATGTTAGCATTAGCTCCtccatttgttattttacacaCATTAAATCATATTAGCTTCATTGTGTCGTCTTATTTTTAATCATACGTGAAATCCGGTTGGGTGGAggtttttttatgttgaatgATAAATGTACTTCCGGGGTGGGCTCTAGCTCTGATTGACAGGTCTCTGGCTCAATCCCGCTCCGGCTTGTAGCAGCGGAGCCAAGATGGCGTAGTGCGGCGGGGACGAGGAgcaggggacgaggggacgaggggacctTGTCCTCTCCGGCGCCATGGAGCGGAGGGGAGCGCGTCCGGAGGTCAGCGGGTTATTCTCCGGACGGGTCCCCGGCCGCTGCGGCTCCTCGTCCCGGAGGTTTCCCGGGAATCAGCGCTGACACattcagtcccccccccccttgtgtttACCAttgtgtgcagctgcagctcgaACCTCAAACATCTGCAGCGTCGCGGAGAAGAACTCGTTCCAAGGTCAGTGCTTCAAACCCGCCGCTGCTGCAGGAACCTCTGGGTTAGGCTTTGATTCAAAGGCTCAATGAAGATGgtgattattgattgatttttctAATTCAGTTCTGTTTAAGAGACATTAATCCCACTAATGGAGCAGgaatctgtctgtctcacatCTTTCCAAGATCCTtatcctgaccccccccccccacacacacacacacacacacacacacacaaacacacacacatttttataataGTGACTAATGATGTCACAATTTTAAATCATGATGTCACATGTCATATTTCTGGGGGTAATTTTATACACTTGCTGCCGCATCATCATGTTGCTGTGGGAGTTGATGAGTAAAACCCATACGTTACATGTGTacggtggcagagagagaggtgcaaatcaaaaaaggaaaaacacgtGCAAATAGCGAAAGCAACAccggaaatgtttccaggggacccaaAGTAGGAAGGAGCAGACTTCAGTAACTAACACTTTATTTTCCGATGTTTTCTCCAGATGATAAACCAGCTGAAGCCGGGACTGCAGGATCCTCCAGGACGACAGGAACATCCAGACCTTCAGATCCGCCCTGGCACCACAGACAGGCGTCTCCCACCACCACAGAGATCAGTGGAGGTAAAGAATGAAGCATCACGGACACgatgacctcttttgggatttTGGGACACTGGAGCTCTCCTTCCCGCTGTAGCTGGGACATcggtcctctctcctccacagcaTCCGCTCTCATCCTGGCCTGCTTCTGAAGTGTGATCATCCACGGGGACGTCTTCCAAGATCCTCTTCCGTCCCACACACTCCGACTACGTCCCCATGTAACCTTGAGTTTCTACACTGGCTCTATTTGTCTGAAGTCTCCAGGATTTAGGGATTTTCAGTCAGATTTGAGCAAGATTGATTCCAGGTCACATGTAAACATAGTTACTATGTGTTTACAGTAAAATCCCACTGTTATAGGTCAAGAGCCGGTTGATGATGAACAAATCAGCTGCTCCTCTATTCTGCAAAGAAGGTAAAGACACAAGATACTGTAGCAAAGATCAAGGCCTGTGATTAGATCCGACTCACGGGGGGTTCTTCTGTAGTTTT
Proteins encoded in this window:
- the chp1 gene encoding calcineurin B homologous protein 1, which encodes MGSRASTLLREEEIEEIKKETGFSHSQITRLYSRFTSLDKGENGTLSREDFQRIPELAINPLGDRIINAFFPEGEDQVNFRGFMRTLAHFRPIEDNEKNKPVSEPLNSRTNKLLFAFRLYDLDRDDKISRDELLQVLRMMVGVNISDEQLGSIADRTIQEADTNGDNSISFNEFIKVLEKVDVEQKMSIRFLH